One segment of Mesoplodon densirostris isolate mMesDen1 chromosome 6, mMesDen1 primary haplotype, whole genome shotgun sequence DNA contains the following:
- the LOC132491962 gene encoding zinc finger protein 131-like isoform X1 — protein sequence MEAEETMECLQEFPEHHKMILDRLNEQREQDRFTDITLIVDGHHFKAHKAVLAACSKFFYKFFQEFTQEPLVEIEGVSKMAFRHLIEFRYTAKLMIQGEEEANDVWKAAEFLQMLEAIKALEVRNKENSAPLEETTTGKSEAKKRKIAETSNVITESLPSAESEPVEIEVEIAEGTIEVEDEGIETLEDVATARQSIKYIQSTGSSDDSALALLADITSKYRQGDRKGQIKDEDGCASDPTSKQVEGIEIVELQLSHVKDLFHCEKCKRSFKLFYHFKEHMKSHSTESFKCEICNKRYLRESAWKQHLNCYHLEEGGVSKKQRTGKNIHICQYCEKQFDHFGHFKEHLRKHTGEKPFECPNCHERFARNSTLKCHLTACQTGVGAKKGRKKLYECQVCNSVFNSWDQFKDHLVIHTGDKPNHCTLCDLWFMQGNELRRHLSDAHNISERLVTEEVLSVETRVQTEPVTSMTIIEQVGKVHVLPLLQVQVDSAQVTVEQVHPDLLQDSQVHDSHMNELPEQVQVSYLEVGRIQTEEGTEVHVEELHVERVNQMPMEVQTELLEADLDQVTPEIMNQEEREPTQADAAEAAREDHEDAEGLETKSTVDSQAEKSGNENRTPMPVLE from the coding sequence ATGGAGGCCGAAGAGACGATGGAATGCCTTCAGGAGTTCCCTGAACATCATAAAATGATCCTGGACCGATTGAATGAACAGCGAGAGCAGGACCGGTTTACTGACATCACCCTGATTGTCGACGGACACCATTTTAAGGCCCACAAGGCTGTTTTGGCTGCTTGCAGCAAGTTCTTTTACAAATTCTTTCAGGAGTTTACTCAGGAACCTTTGGTGGAGATAGAAGGTGTTAGTAAAATGGCCTTTCGTCATTTGATTGAGTTCAGATATACAGCAAAATTAATGATACAAGGAGAAGAAGAAGCCAACGATGTATGGAAAGCAGCAGAGTTTCTACAAATGCTTGAAGCTATCAAAGCCCTTGAAGTCAGGAACAAAGAAAACTCAGCTCCACTAGAGGAAACTACCACAGGAAAAAGtgaagcaaaaaaaagaaagattgcaGAAACTTCAAATGTTATCACGGAGTCATTGCCGTCTGCAGAATCTGAACCTGTTGAAATCGAGGTGGAGATTGCTGAAGGCACAATCGAAGTGGAAGATGAAGGCATTGAAACATTAGAGGATGTGGCTACTGCCAGGCAGTCCATAAAGTATATTCAGAGCACAGGTTCCTCTGATGATTCCGCTCTGGCATTATTGGCAGATATCACCAGCAAGTACCGTCAGGGTGATAGAAAAGGGCAGATTAAAGATGAAGATGGCTGTGCCTCTGACCCCACAAGCAAACAGGTAGAAGGTATTGAAATTGTGGAACTTCAGCTGTCACATGTGAAGGACTTGTTCCATTGTGAGAAATGTAAGCgttcatttaaattgttttacCATTTTAAGGAACACATGAAATCACACTCCACTGAGAGTTTCAAGTGTGAAATATGCAATAAAAGGTATCTTCGGGAGAGCGCGTGGAAACAGCACCTCAATTGTTACCACCTTGAAGAAGGTGGAGTCAGTAAGAAGCAAAGAACTGGGAAAAATATTCACATATGTCAGTACTGTGAGAAACAGTTTGACCACTTTGGACATTTTAAAGAGCATCTTCGAAAGCATACAGGTGAAAAACCTTTTGAATGTCCGAATTGTCATGAACGATTTGCTAGAAATAGCACCCTGAAATGTCACCTGACTGCATGCCAAACTGGAGTGGGggcaaaaaagggaagaaagaagcttTATGAATGTCAGGTCTGTAATAGTGTGTTTAACAGCTGGGACCAGTTCAAAGATCACTTGGTAATACACACTGGAGATAAACCCAACCATTGTACTTTGTGTGACTTGTGGTTTATGCAAGGAAATGAATTAAGGAGGCATCTCAGTGATGCTCATAATATTTCAGAGCGTCTAGTAACTGAAGAAGTTCTTTCAGTAGAAACACGTGTGCAAACTGAACCTGTGACATCAATGACTATTATAGAACAAGTTGGGAAGGTGCACGTGTTACCATTGCTTCAGGTTCAAGTGGATTCAGCACAAGTGACtgtggaacaggtccacccagatCTGCTCCAGGACAGCCAAGTGCACGATTCACATATGAACGAGCTTCCAGAACAGGTCCAGGTAAGTTATCTAGAAGTGGGTCGAATTCAGACTGAAGAAGGTACCGAAGTACATGTAGAGGAGCTGCATGTTGAACGGGTAAATCAGATGCCAATGGAAGTACAAACTGAGCTTCTAGAAGCAGACTTGGATCAAGTGACCCCTGAAATCATGAACCAAGAGGAGAGAGAGCCTACCCAAGCAGATGCTGCTGAGGCGGCCAGAGAAGATCACGAAGATGCTGAGGGTTTAGAGACCAAATCAACGGTGGATTCCCAAGCTGAAAAGTCAGGAAATGAGAACAGAACACCTATGCCAGTTTTAGAATGA
- the LOC132491962 gene encoding zinc finger protein 131-like isoform X3, which produces MKSHSTESFKCEICNKRYLRESAWKQHLNCYHLEEGGVSKKQRTGKNIHICQYCEKQFDHFGHFKEHLRKHTGEKPFECPNCHERFARNSTLKCHLTACQTGVGAKKGRKKLYECQVCNSVFNSWDQFKDHLVIHTGDKPNHCTLCDLWFMQGNELRRHLSDAHNISERLVTEEVLSVETRVQTEPVTSMTIIEQVGKVHVLPLLQVQVDSAQVTVEQVHPDLLQDSQVHDSHMNELPEQVQVSYLEVGRIQTEEGTEVHVEELHVERVNQMPMEVQTELLEADLDQVTPEIMNQEEREPTQADAAEAAREDHEDAEGLETKSTVDSQAEKSGNENRTPMPVLE; this is translated from the coding sequence ATGAAATCACACTCCACTGAGAGTTTCAAGTGTGAAATATGCAATAAAAGGTATCTTCGGGAGAGCGCGTGGAAACAGCACCTCAATTGTTACCACCTTGAAGAAGGTGGAGTCAGTAAGAAGCAAAGAACTGGGAAAAATATTCACATATGTCAGTACTGTGAGAAACAGTTTGACCACTTTGGACATTTTAAAGAGCATCTTCGAAAGCATACAGGTGAAAAACCTTTTGAATGTCCGAATTGTCATGAACGATTTGCTAGAAATAGCACCCTGAAATGTCACCTGACTGCATGCCAAACTGGAGTGGGggcaaaaaagggaagaaagaagcttTATGAATGTCAGGTCTGTAATAGTGTGTTTAACAGCTGGGACCAGTTCAAAGATCACTTGGTAATACACACTGGAGATAAACCCAACCATTGTACTTTGTGTGACTTGTGGTTTATGCAAGGAAATGAATTAAGGAGGCATCTCAGTGATGCTCATAATATTTCAGAGCGTCTAGTAACTGAAGAAGTTCTTTCAGTAGAAACACGTGTGCAAACTGAACCTGTGACATCAATGACTATTATAGAACAAGTTGGGAAGGTGCACGTGTTACCATTGCTTCAGGTTCAAGTGGATTCAGCACAAGTGACtgtggaacaggtccacccagatCTGCTCCAGGACAGCCAAGTGCACGATTCACATATGAACGAGCTTCCAGAACAGGTCCAGGTAAGTTATCTAGAAGTGGGTCGAATTCAGACTGAAGAAGGTACCGAAGTACATGTAGAGGAGCTGCATGTTGAACGGGTAAATCAGATGCCAATGGAAGTACAAACTGAGCTTCTAGAAGCAGACTTGGATCAAGTGACCCCTGAAATCATGAACCAAGAGGAGAGAGAGCCTACCCAAGCAGATGCTGCTGAGGCGGCCAGAGAAGATCACGAAGATGCTGAGGGTTTAGAGACCAAATCAACGGTGGATTCCCAAGCTGAAAAGTCAGGAAATGAGAACAGAACACCTATGCCAGTTTTAGAATGA
- the LOC132491962 gene encoding zinc finger protein 131-like isoform X2, protein MEAEETMECLQEFPEHHKMILDRLNEQREQDRFTDITLIVDGHHFKAHKAVLAACSKFFYKFFQEFTQEPLVEIEGVSKMAFRHLIEFRYTAKLMIQGEEEANDVWKAAEFLQMLEAIKALEVRNKENSAPLEETTTGKSEAKKRKIAETSNVITESLPSAESEPVEIEVEIAEGTIEVEDEGIETLEDVATARQSIKYIQSTGSSDDSALALLADITSKYRQGDRKGQIKDEDGCASDPTSKQEHMKSHSTESFKCEICNKRYLRESAWKQHLNCYHLEEGGVSKKQRTGKNIHICQYCEKQFDHFGHFKEHLRKHTGEKPFECPNCHERFARNSTLKCHLTACQTGVGAKKGRKKLYECQVCNSVFNSWDQFKDHLVIHTGDKPNHCTLCDLWFMQGNELRRHLSDAHNISERLVTEEVLSVETRVQTEPVTSMTIIEQVGKVHVLPLLQVQVDSAQVTVEQVHPDLLQDSQVHDSHMNELPEQVQVSYLEVGRIQTEEGTEVHVEELHVERVNQMPMEVQTELLEADLDQVTPEIMNQEEREPTQADAAEAAREDHEDAEGLETKSTVDSQAEKSGNENRTPMPVLE, encoded by the exons ATGGAGGCCGAAGAGACGATGGAATGCCTTCAGGAGTTCCCTGAACATCATAAAATGATCCTGGACCGATTGAATGAACAGCGAGAGCAGGACCGGTTTACTGACATCACCCTGATTGTCGACGGACACCATTTTAAGGCCCACAAGGCTGTTTTGGCTGCTTGCAGCAAGTTCTTTTACAAATTCTTTCAGGAGTTTACTCAGGAACCTTTGGTGGAGATAGAAGGTGTTAGTAAAATGGCCTTTCGTCATTTGATTGAGTTCAGATATACAGCAAAATTAATGATACAAGGAGAAGAAGAAGCCAACGATGTATGGAAAGCAGCAGAGTTTCTACAAATGCTTGAAGCTATCAAAGCCCTTGAAGTCAGGAACAAAGAAAACTCAGCTCCACTAGAGGAAACTACCACAGGAAAAAGtgaagcaaaaaaaagaaagattgcaGAAACTTCAAATGTTATCACGGAGTCATTGCCGTCTGCAGAATCTGAACCTGTTGAAATCGAGGTGGAGATTGCTGAAGGCACAATCGAAGTGGAAGATGAAGGCATTGAAACATTAGAGGATGTGGCTACTGCCAGGCAGTCCATAAAGTATATTCAGAGCACAGGTTCCTCTGATGATTCCGCTCTGGCATTATTGGCAGATATCACCAGCAAGTACCGTCAGGGTGATAGAAAAGGGCAGATTAAAGATGAAGATGGCTGTGCCTCTGACCCCACAAGCAAACAG GAACACATGAAATCACACTCCACTGAGAGTTTCAAGTGTGAAATATGCAATAAAAGGTATCTTCGGGAGAGCGCGTGGAAACAGCACCTCAATTGTTACCACCTTGAAGAAGGTGGAGTCAGTAAGAAGCAAAGAACTGGGAAAAATATTCACATATGTCAGTACTGTGAGAAACAGTTTGACCACTTTGGACATTTTAAAGAGCATCTTCGAAAGCATACAGGTGAAAAACCTTTTGAATGTCCGAATTGTCATGAACGATTTGCTAGAAATAGCACCCTGAAATGTCACCTGACTGCATGCCAAACTGGAGTGGGggcaaaaaagggaagaaagaagcttTATGAATGTCAGGTCTGTAATAGTGTGTTTAACAGCTGGGACCAGTTCAAAGATCACTTGGTAATACACACTGGAGATAAACCCAACCATTGTACTTTGTGTGACTTGTGGTTTATGCAAGGAAATGAATTAAGGAGGCATCTCAGTGATGCTCATAATATTTCAGAGCGTCTAGTAACTGAAGAAGTTCTTTCAGTAGAAACACGTGTGCAAACTGAACCTGTGACATCAATGACTATTATAGAACAAGTTGGGAAGGTGCACGTGTTACCATTGCTTCAGGTTCAAGTGGATTCAGCACAAGTGACtgtggaacaggtccacccagatCTGCTCCAGGACAGCCAAGTGCACGATTCACATATGAACGAGCTTCCAGAACAGGTCCAGGTAAGTTATCTAGAAGTGGGTCGAATTCAGACTGAAGAAGGTACCGAAGTACATGTAGAGGAGCTGCATGTTGAACGGGTAAATCAGATGCCAATGGAAGTACAAACTGAGCTTCTAGAAGCAGACTTGGATCAAGTGACCCCTGAAATCATGAACCAAGAGGAGAGAGAGCCTACCCAAGCAGATGCTGCTGAGGCGGCCAGAGAAGATCACGAAGATGCTGAGGGTTTAGAGACCAAATCAACGGTGGATTCCCAAGCTGAAAAGTCAGGAAATGAGAACAGAACACCTATGCCAGTTTTAGAATGA